CCATTATATTACTGGGTAGAGAAGAAAAAACAAAACAATTAACTATGAGCGCCAAACTGATCCTGATCCGACACGGACAATCGCAATGGAACCTGGAGAATCGTTTTACCGGCTGGAAAGACATCGACATTACCGACGCCGGTAAGGAAGAAGCCCGCAAAGCTGGCATAGAGCTGAAAGGTGAAAAAATAGATATTGCGTTTACGTCGACCCTGATAAGGGCTCAGCATACTTTAGACATTGTGCTGGTGGAATCAGGATTGCAGTCGGTTCCTGTGATAAAGGATAAGGCATTGAATGAGCGTTCCTATGGTAATCTGGAAGGATTGAACAAAGCTGATACGGCGGCCAAATATGGAGAAG
The genomic region above belongs to Chitinophaga sp. 180180018-3 and contains:
- a CDS encoding 2,3-bisphosphoglycerate-dependent phosphoglycerate mutase, with the protein product MSAKLILIRHGQSQWNLENRFTGWKDIDITDAGKEEARKAGIELKGEKIDIAFTSTLIRAQHTLDIVLVESGLQSVPVIKDKALNERSYGNLEGLNKADTAAKYGEEQVHIWRRSFDVAPPGGESLKDTYNRVVPYFMDIIYPYLIQGKNVLIVAHGNSLRALVMFLDQLSPEEILKKELATGVPISYTLDDSTLVALKTRNYHL